A DNA window from Anastrepha ludens isolate Willacy chromosome 6, idAnaLude1.1, whole genome shotgun sequence contains the following coding sequences:
- the LOC128866631 gene encoding syntaxin-6-like isoform X1: MSLEDPFFVVKDEVFKALNKTRGLYLRWRELSDSSGSAEIEWTTTELRNSLRSIEWDLEDLEDTISIVEKNPNKFRIDNRELLSRRHFIDNTRDEVKQMKEKMSLNRNRDRDITAHQPLLDEHNHNELNHQNSQNGNNNYNNNYNNSLNNSNHHNNQHNHHHHGINDKTYLVECSNGGIGGGLLQQNSLITGGSGVANTIAGTMAAAAQRHSGTKYSKLENAVDSPGHYASLDSPGHRFVGETVSVQQRMMQGQDEQLDMISDSIGTLKTVSRQIGVELDEQAVMLDDFGNEFDTTESKLDTTMKKVAKVLHMNNDKRQWAAIFILSALLLLVIILFIVL; this comes from the exons ATGTCTCTGGAAGATCCATTCTTCGTTGTTAAGGA CGAAGTATTTAAAGCATTAAATAAAACGCGCGGCCTATATCTACGTTGGCGTGAGTTAAGTGATAGCAGCGGAAGTGCTGAAATTGAATGGACGACAACCGAATTAAGGAACTCTTTGCGCAGCATTGAATGGGACTTGGAAGATTTGGAAGACACTATTA GCATAGTCGAAAAGAATCCAAATAAATTTCGCATTGATAATCGTGAACTTTTGAGTCGGCGCCATTTCATCGACAACACGCGCGATGAGGTCAAACAGATGAAAGAGAAGATGAGCCTGAATCGGAACAGGGACAGAGATATAACGGCACATCAACCATTACTCGATGAGCACAATCATAACGAACTTAATCATCAAAACAGTCAGAACGGaaacaacaattacaacaacaactataacaATAGCCTAAACAACAGTAATCATCACAACAATCAGCATAATCACCATCATCACGGTATCAACGATAAAACCTATCTAGTCGAGTGTTCGAACGGTGGCATCGGTGGCGGTCTATTACAACAGAATTCTTTGATAACCGGTGGCAGTGGTGTAGCCAATACAATTGCCGGTACAATGGCAGCAGCGGCACAACGTCACAGTGGCACAAAGTACTCCAAATTAGAGAATGCAGTCGATAGTCCGGGTCATTATGCATCGTTGGATAGTCCTGGGCATCGATTTGTGGGCGAAACGGTGTCGGTGCAGCAGCGCATGATGCAAGGGCAAGATGAGCAGCTAGATATGATAAGTGATTCCATTGGAACGTTAAAGACTGTGTCGCGTCAGATAGGCGTGGAGTTGGATGAGCAGGCTGT CATGCTGGATGATTTTGGTAATGAATTTGATACAACGGAATCCAAATTAGATACAACCATGAAGAAAGTTGCCAAAGTATTACACATGAATAATG aTAAACGTCAATGGGCCGCTATTTTCATACTATCCGCGCTTTTGTTACTtgtgataattttatttatagttttgtaa
- the LOC128866631 gene encoding syntaxin-6-like isoform X2 has translation MKEKMSLNRNRDRDITAHQPLLDEHNHNELNHQNSQNGNNNYNNNYNNSLNNSNHHNNQHNHHHHGINDKTYLVECSNGGIGGGLLQQNSLITGGSGVANTIAGTMAAAAQRHSGTKYSKLENAVDSPGHYASLDSPGHRFVGETVSVQQRMMQGQDEQLDMISDSIGTLKTVSRQIGVELDEQAVMLDDFGNEFDTTESKLDTTMKKVAKVLHMNNDKRQWAAIFILSALLLLVIILFIVL, from the exons ATGAAAGAGAAGATGAGCCTGAATCGGAACAGGGACAGAGATATAACGGCACATCAACCATTACTCGATGAGCACAATCATAACGAACTTAATCATCAAAACAGTCAGAACGGaaacaacaattacaacaacaactataacaATAGCCTAAACAACAGTAATCATCACAACAATCAGCATAATCACCATCATCACGGTATCAACGATAAAACCTATCTAGTCGAGTGTTCGAACGGTGGCATCGGTGGCGGTCTATTACAACAGAATTCTTTGATAACCGGTGGCAGTGGTGTAGCCAATACAATTGCCGGTACAATGGCAGCAGCGGCACAACGTCACAGTGGCACAAAGTACTCCAAATTAGAGAATGCAGTCGATAGTCCGGGTCATTATGCATCGTTGGATAGTCCTGGGCATCGATTTGTGGGCGAAACGGTGTCGGTGCAGCAGCGCATGATGCAAGGGCAAGATGAGCAGCTAGATATGATAAGTGATTCCATTGGAACGTTAAAGACTGTGTCGCGTCAGATAGGCGTGGAGTTGGATGAGCAGGCTGT CATGCTGGATGATTTTGGTAATGAATTTGATACAACGGAATCCAAATTAGATACAACCATGAAGAAAGTTGCCAAAGTATTACACATGAATAATG aTAAACGTCAATGGGCCGCTATTTTCATACTATCCGCGCTTTTGTTACTtgtgataattttatttatagttttgtaa